A region of Bacillus cabrialesii DNA encodes the following proteins:
- the sdhC gene encoding succinate dehydrogenase cytochrome B558: protein MSGNREFYFRRLHSLLGVIPVGIFLIQHLVVNQFAARGAEAFNSAAHFMDSLPFRYALEIFIIFLPLIYHAVYGVYIAFTAKNNAGQYSYMRNWLFVLQRVTGIITLIFVSWHVWQTRIAAQMGAEVNFDMMANILSSPAMLGFYIVGVLSTIFHFSNGLWSFAVTWGITVTPRSQRISTYVTLIIFVALSYVGLKAIFAFV from the coding sequence ATGTCTGGGAACAGAGAGTTTTATTTTCGAAGATTGCATTCCTTGCTTGGCGTCATACCGGTCGGCATCTTTCTCATTCAGCATTTAGTCGTCAACCAGTTTGCCGCAAGGGGCGCCGAAGCATTCAATAGTGCTGCTCATTTTATGGATAGTCTGCCTTTCAGGTATGCCTTGGAAATTTTTATTATCTTCTTACCATTAATTTATCATGCAGTTTATGGTGTGTACATAGCGTTTACTGCGAAAAATAACGCAGGCCAATACAGCTATATGAGAAACTGGCTCTTTGTCCTGCAGCGTGTAACCGGTATCATCACCCTCATTTTTGTCAGCTGGCACGTGTGGCAAACGCGCATTGCCGCACAAATGGGCGCTGAGGTCAATTTCGACATGATGGCGAATATTTTGAGCTCTCCGGCTATGCTTGGGTTTTACATTGTCGGTGTTTTATCAACAATTTTCCACTTTTCGAACGGTTTATGGTCTTTCGCTGTTACATGGGGCATCACGGTAACGCCTCGTTCTCAAAGAATTTCGACGTACGTTACGCTGATTATTTTTGTTGCACTGTCTTACGTAGGCTTAAAAGCGATTTTTGCATTTGTTTAA
- a CDS encoding YsnF/AvaK domain-containing protein: MKSIVGVYETPQETIAAIEGLLTKGYDSDDISVVTSRRDTDYLESRTGTEVNQAIDAHDSESESFFDKLKDYFTMDDTAAHSKALSDLDITTGEIDKYQEDLDDGKLLVAVETDADVNAPIDNGSALSGGFASTTETADYTTKEEKTMPLREEQLKVDKEDVQTGEVEIGKEVKTEQRDMDIPVRHDEIYVERRPVDENRADAAPVNDSEEIRVPIVEEKLEVTKKPVVTDEVVVGKRTVEENEHISETVKKEEPRLNKEGKVDGLDDDPLNNK; the protein is encoded by the coding sequence ATGAAAAGTATAGTTGGTGTATACGAAACTCCACAGGAAACCATCGCAGCAATTGAAGGCTTACTGACAAAGGGCTATGATTCTGACGACATTTCTGTTGTGACAAGCCGTCGAGATACAGATTATCTTGAATCACGTACAGGAACTGAAGTCAATCAGGCCATCGATGCGCATGATAGCGAATCTGAATCTTTTTTCGATAAACTGAAAGATTACTTTACAATGGATGATACTGCTGCACACAGCAAGGCATTATCTGATTTGGATATCACCACTGGCGAAATAGACAAGTATCAAGAGGATCTGGATGATGGAAAACTCCTTGTGGCTGTTGAGACAGATGCAGATGTAAATGCTCCTATTGATAACGGCAGTGCCCTTTCAGGCGGTTTTGCAAGCACAACTGAAACGGCGGATTATACAACGAAAGAAGAAAAAACAATGCCGCTGCGGGAAGAACAATTGAAAGTCGATAAGGAAGACGTCCAAACCGGTGAAGTGGAGATAGGAAAAGAAGTGAAAACAGAACAAAGAGATATGGATATCCCCGTGAGACACGATGAAATTTATGTCGAACGCCGCCCAGTCGATGAAAACAGAGCGGACGCTGCTCCTGTCAACGATTCGGAAGAAATCAGAGTGCCAATCGTTGAGGAAAAACTGGAAGTCACTAAAAAACCGGTTGTCACTGATGAAGTGGTTGTCGGTAAACGCACTGTTGAAGAAAATGAGCACATTTCTGAAACCGTGAAAAAAGAAGAGCCTCGCCTGAATAAAGAGGGAAAAGTTGATGGCTTGGATGATGATCCGTTAAATAACAAGTAA
- the gerM gene encoding spore germination protein GerM encodes MLKKGPAVIGATCLTSALLLSGCGLFQSDKAAEEIDPPQDVTYVNDEAGADSNTTAAEKTESEKSDTAEADQDSSTVMRELYLIDKNGYVVAQTLPLPKSEGTAKQALEYLVQGGPVSEILPNGFRAVLPADTTVNVDIKKDGTAIADFSNEFKNYKKEDEQKIVQSVTWTLTQFSSIDKVKLRINGHELKEMPVGGTPISDDLSRKDGINMETSGVNDLTATHPLTVYYLAENDDSEYYVPVTKRIDNSETDDISAAINELAKGPSKVSGLLTDFSGDVKLVSKPKIKDGRVTLDFNQSIFGSADEKTKMISSEVLNSIVLTLTEQPDVKSVSVKVNGKSELVNEKGEKLTEPVSRPSQVNTGSF; translated from the coding sequence ATGCTGAAAAAAGGACCTGCAGTCATTGGTGCCACTTGTCTCACCTCTGCCTTGCTATTATCCGGATGCGGTTTGTTTCAATCTGATAAGGCAGCCGAGGAAATTGATCCGCCTCAAGACGTTACATACGTGAACGATGAAGCGGGGGCCGATTCAAATACAACAGCTGCGGAAAAAACAGAAAGTGAAAAAAGCGATACCGCCGAAGCGGATCAAGACTCATCTACAGTCATGAGGGAGCTTTATCTCATTGATAAAAACGGGTATGTCGTTGCGCAAACGCTGCCCCTTCCGAAAAGTGAGGGCACAGCCAAGCAGGCGCTTGAATACCTCGTTCAGGGCGGACCTGTGTCAGAGATTCTTCCGAATGGCTTCAGGGCCGTATTGCCGGCTGACACAACCGTTAACGTAGACATCAAAAAAGATGGGACGGCAATAGCTGATTTCTCTAATGAATTTAAAAATTATAAGAAGGAAGACGAACAGAAGATTGTTCAATCTGTGACATGGACGCTTACGCAATTCAGTTCGATAGATAAAGTGAAGCTGAGAATAAATGGCCATGAACTGAAGGAGATGCCTGTAGGCGGCACACCGATCTCAGATGATTTAAGCCGCAAAGACGGAATTAACATGGAAACATCAGGCGTGAATGATCTCACAGCCACACATCCGCTCACTGTCTATTATTTGGCGGAAAACGATGACAGTGAGTACTATGTGCCGGTGACAAAACGAATTGACAATTCGGAAACAGATGATATTTCAGCAGCGATCAATGAATTGGCTAAAGGCCCAAGCAAGGTGAGCGGGCTGTTAACAGATTTCAGTGGAGATGTAAAGCTGGTCAGCAAACCGAAAATAAAAGACGGGCGCGTGACGTTAGACTTCAATCAATCTATATTCGGGAGCGCTGATGAAAAGACGAAAATGATTTCTTCAGAAGTGCTGAACAGCATTGTATTGACATTAACGGAGCAGCCGGATGTAAAAAGTGTCTCTGTTAAAGTAAATGGGAAGTCAGAGCTAGTAAATGAAAAAGGCGAAAAGCTCACAGAACCGGTCTCCAGACCTTCTCAAGTGAATACAGGTAGTTTTTAA
- the sdhA gene encoding succinate dehydrogenase flavoprotein subunit: MSQSSIIVVGGGLAGLMATIKAAESGMAVKLFSIVPVKRSHSVCAQGGINGAVNTKGEGDSPWEHFDDTVYGGDFLANQPPVKAMCEAAPSIIHLLDRMGVMFNRTPEGLLDFRRFGGTQHHRTAYAGATTGQQLLYALDEQVRRYEVAGLVTKYEGWEFLGAVLDDDRTCRGIVAQNLTNMQIESFRSDAVIMATGGPGIIFGKSTNSMINTGSAASIVYQQGAYYANGEFIQIHPTAIPGDDKLRLMSESARGEGGRVWTYKDGKPWYFLEEKYPVYGNLVPRDIATREIFDVCVNQKLGINGENMVYLDLSHKDPKELDIKLGGIIEIYEKFMGDDPRKLPMKIFPAVHYSMGGLWVDYDQMTNIPGLFAAGECDYSMHGGNRLGANSLLSAIYGGMVAGPNAVKYVNGLESSAEDMSSSLFDAHVKKEEEKWAEIMGMDGTENAYVLHRELGEWMTANVTVVRHNDKLLKTDDKIQELMERFKKININDTTKWSNQGAMFTRQFSNMLQLARVITLGAYNRNESRGAHYKPDYPERNDDEWLKTTMAKHVSPYEAPEFEYQDVDVSLITPRKRDYSKKKVAK; this comes from the coding sequence ATGAGTCAATCAAGCATTATCGTAGTCGGTGGGGGTCTTGCCGGCCTCATGGCGACAATTAAAGCAGCGGAATCAGGAATGGCGGTTAAGCTGTTTTCCATCGTTCCTGTCAAACGTTCTCATTCGGTTTGTGCGCAAGGCGGCATAAACGGAGCGGTCAATACGAAAGGGGAAGGTGACTCTCCATGGGAACATTTTGATGACACTGTATATGGGGGAGACTTTCTTGCGAACCAGCCGCCGGTCAAAGCGATGTGTGAAGCGGCGCCTTCGATCATCCACTTATTAGACCGGATGGGCGTCATGTTTAACCGGACGCCTGAAGGGCTGCTTGATTTCCGCCGATTCGGGGGTACACAGCACCACAGAACAGCTTATGCGGGTGCGACGACGGGACAGCAGCTGCTTTACGCACTGGACGAGCAAGTGCGCAGATACGAAGTTGCCGGTCTGGTCACAAAATACGAAGGCTGGGAATTCCTTGGCGCAGTATTAGATGATGACAGAACCTGCCGCGGAATTGTTGCGCAAAACCTGACAAACATGCAAATTGAATCCTTCCGTTCTGACGCTGTCATTATGGCGACAGGCGGACCGGGTATCATTTTTGGAAAATCGACTAACTCCATGATTAATACAGGATCTGCTGCGTCCATCGTTTATCAGCAGGGAGCGTATTATGCAAACGGAGAATTCATTCAAATCCACCCGACAGCCATACCGGGCGATGACAAACTAAGGCTGATGAGTGAATCAGCGCGCGGTGAAGGCGGACGCGTGTGGACATATAAAGACGGTAAACCGTGGTATTTCCTGGAGGAAAAGTATCCGGTTTACGGAAACCTGGTGCCGCGTGATATTGCGACACGCGAAATATTCGATGTGTGTGTGAATCAAAAGCTCGGCATTAACGGCGAAAACATGGTGTATCTCGATCTGTCTCATAAAGATCCGAAAGAGCTTGATATTAAGCTTGGCGGCATCATTGAGATTTATGAGAAATTCATGGGAGACGACCCGCGGAAGCTTCCGATGAAAATCTTCCCGGCGGTCCATTACTCTATGGGCGGTTTATGGGTGGATTACGATCAAATGACAAACATCCCGGGACTGTTTGCAGCCGGGGAATGTGATTACTCTATGCACGGCGGCAACCGCTTGGGAGCAAACTCCCTGCTTTCCGCGATTTACGGAGGAATGGTGGCCGGACCGAATGCGGTGAAATATGTAAACGGCTTAGAATCTTCAGCAGAAGACATGTCTTCTTCTTTATTCGATGCGCATGTTAAAAAAGAAGAAGAAAAATGGGCTGAGATTATGGGCATGGACGGAACCGAAAATGCTTATGTTCTTCACAGAGAGCTCGGTGAGTGGATGACGGCGAACGTCACGGTTGTCCGTCATAATGACAAGCTGTTGAAAACGGATGACAAAATTCAGGAATTAATGGAGCGGTTTAAAAAGATTAACATCAATGATACGACAAAATGGAGCAACCAGGGGGCAATGTTCACACGCCAGTTCTCGAACATGCTTCAGCTTGCAAGGGTGATTACCCTTGGCGCATACAACCGAAATGAAAGCCGGGGCGCCCATTATAAACCGGATTATCCTGAACGTAATGATGATGAATGGCTCAAAACAACAATGGCTAAACACGTAAGCCCGTATGAAGCGCCGGAATTTGAGTATCAGGATGTCGATGTATCACTGATAACGCCTCGGAAACGGGATTACTCGAAGAAGAAGGTGGCGAAATAA
- the racE gene encoding glutamate racemase has protein sequence MLEQPIGVIDSGVGGLTVAKEIMRQLPKENIIYVGDTKRCPYGPRPEEEVLQYTWELTNYLLENHHIKMLVIACNTATAIALEDIRRSVGIPVVGVIQPGARAAIKVTENQHIGVIGTENTIKSNAYEEALLALNPDLKVENLACPLLVPFVESGKFLDKTADEIVKTSLSPLKDTSIDSLILGCTHYPILKESIQRYMGENVNIISSGDETAREVSTILSYKGLLNQSPIAPDHQFLTTGARDQFGKIADDWFGHEVGHVECISLQEPIRR, from the coding sequence TTGTTGGAACAACCAATAGGAGTCATTGATTCCGGGGTTGGCGGTTTAACCGTTGCAAAGGAAATCATGAGACAGCTACCAAAAGAAAATATTATCTACGTCGGGGATACAAAACGGTGTCCATACGGGCCGCGCCCTGAAGAAGAAGTTCTTCAATACACGTGGGAGCTGACGAATTATTTACTCGAAAACCACCACATCAAAATGCTCGTGATCGCCTGCAACACAGCAACAGCGATTGCACTGGAAGACATCCGCCGCAGCGTCGGCATCCCTGTGGTCGGAGTGATCCAGCCGGGTGCGAGAGCAGCGATAAAAGTGACGGAGAATCAACATATCGGTGTTATCGGCACAGAGAATACGATTAAGAGCAATGCGTACGAAGAAGCGCTTTTGGCATTAAATCCTGACCTGAAGGTTGAGAACCTTGCCTGTCCGCTGCTTGTGCCTTTTGTGGAAAGCGGGAAGTTTCTCGACAAAACAGCAGATGAGATTGTCAAAACATCGCTGTCTCCGTTAAAAGACACATCGATTGATTCGCTGATTTTAGGCTGCACCCACTACCCTATTTTAAAAGAATCGATTCAGCGATATATGGGAGAGAACGTAAACATTATTTCGTCCGGCGATGAAACAGCCCGGGAAGTCAGCACGATTCTCTCATATAAAGGGCTGCTGAACCAGTCTCCGATTGCCCCGGATCATCAGTTCCTGACAACAGGAGCGCGTGATCAGTTTGGGAAAATCGCAGATGATTGGTTTGGCCATGAGGTGGGCCATGTAGAATGCATCTCACTGCAAGAACCGATTAGAAGATAG
- a CDS encoding metallophosphoesterase encodes MNVLIISDSHGFEEELQTIAKRHEAEVDLMIHCGDSELETEHPALEPYAVVKGNCDFTGDFKNELLLTAGSKKILVTHGHLHGIKQTLLNVYYRAEELGADIICFGHSHIAGSEVLRGKLMINPGSIRLPRVRRTESYAILTLENAAATVRFYDQAGHEIEDLQNKVTL; translated from the coding sequence ATGAACGTGCTGATTATCAGTGACAGCCATGGGTTTGAAGAAGAACTCCAAACCATCGCGAAACGGCATGAAGCAGAAGTTGATCTCATGATTCATTGCGGAGACTCTGAGCTTGAAACAGAGCATCCCGCACTGGAGCCTTATGCGGTTGTAAAAGGCAATTGCGATTTTACCGGCGATTTTAAGAACGAGCTTCTTCTGACTGCCGGTTCAAAAAAAATACTGGTCACGCACGGCCACCTTCACGGCATAAAACAGACCTTGTTAAACGTATACTATCGTGCAGAGGAGCTCGGAGCGGATATTATCTGTTTCGGGCATTCGCACATCGCGGGAAGCGAAGTGCTGCGCGGAAAACTGATGATTAATCCAGGCAGCATCCGGCTTCCGAGGGTGCGCAGGACAGAAAGCTATGCTATACTGACATTAGAAAATGCTGCTGCGACAGTGCGTTTTTACGATCAAGCAGGCCATGAAATTGAGGATCTGCAAAACAAAGTCACACTATGA
- a CDS encoding acyl-CoA thioesterase, giving the protein MKLPAYIDMPFQEWKTSFSFFNDVSVRFSETDMFGHMNNVTPFVYFEEARISYFKKLNMMNENRQTMTVVASQQCDYLRQVMPYEELRIYVKTSAVGSSSLTLHYLGENRNGEPCFTGAVVMVQVSKESGKAVSWTDEEKETLLHTP; this is encoded by the coding sequence ATGAAGCTTCCCGCTTATATTGATATGCCGTTTCAAGAATGGAAAACATCCTTTTCTTTTTTTAATGACGTATCCGTACGATTTTCCGAGACGGACATGTTTGGGCATATGAATAATGTAACCCCTTTCGTATACTTTGAAGAAGCGCGGATTTCTTATTTTAAAAAACTCAATATGATGAATGAAAACAGACAGACCATGACAGTCGTGGCAAGCCAGCAATGCGATTATCTTCGCCAAGTCATGCCTTATGAAGAGTTGCGCATCTATGTGAAAACAAGCGCTGTCGGCAGTTCATCCCTTACCTTGCATTATCTCGGAGAGAACCGCAATGGCGAGCCCTGCTTCACGGGGGCAGTTGTGATGGTTCAAGTTTCAAAGGAGAGCGGCAAGGCTGTCAGCTGGACGGATGAGGAGAAAGAAACGCTTCTCCATACACCATAA
- the rph gene encoding ribonuclease PH produces MRHDGRQHDELRPITFDLDFISHPEGSVLITAGNTKVICNASVEDRVPPFLRGGGKGWITAEYSMLPRATNQRTIRESSKGKISGRTMEIQRLIGRALRAVVDLEKLGERTIWIDCDVIQADGGTRTASITGAFLAMAIAIGKLVKAGTIKTNPITDFLAAISVGIDKEQGILLDLNYEEDSSAEVDMNVIMTGSGRFVELQGTGEEATFSREDLNGLLGLAEKGIQELIDKQKEVLGDSLPELK; encoded by the coding sequence ATGAGACATGACGGAAGACAACATGATGAGCTGCGCCCAATCACATTCGATTTGGATTTTATCAGCCATCCGGAAGGTTCTGTTCTAATAACAGCGGGAAATACAAAAGTAATCTGCAACGCGTCTGTTGAGGACCGCGTGCCGCCGTTTTTGCGGGGCGGAGGAAAAGGCTGGATTACAGCTGAATACAGTATGCTGCCGCGGGCGACAAACCAAAGAACAATCAGAGAATCTTCTAAGGGAAAAATTTCCGGCAGAACAATGGAAATTCAGCGCCTGATCGGCCGCGCGCTTCGGGCAGTTGTAGATTTAGAAAAGCTCGGTGAACGGACGATCTGGATTGACTGTGATGTCATTCAGGCTGATGGCGGAACAAGAACCGCCTCCATTACAGGTGCATTTCTTGCGATGGCGATAGCGATAGGCAAGCTCGTGAAAGCGGGAACGATCAAGACAAATCCGATCACTGACTTTCTTGCTGCGATCTCTGTCGGAATTGATAAGGAACAGGGAATTTTGTTAGATTTAAATTATGAAGAAGATTCATCCGCTGAAGTTGACATGAATGTCATTATGACTGGCAGCGGTCGCTTTGTGGAGCTGCAGGGTACCGGGGAAGAGGCGACTTTTTCAAGGGAGGATTTGAACGGTCTTCTCGGTCTTGCGGAAAAAGGCATTCAGGAACTGATTGACAAGCAAAAAGAAGTGCTCGGTGATTCTCTGCCAGAACTGAAATAA
- a CDS encoding GNAT family N-acetyltransferase has translation MYIKIDDLTGHQVISLVAEHVHSMTLMSPPESTHALGLEKLRGAEITFWSAWDHDELAGCGALKELDRRHGEIKSMRTSLSHLRKGVAKQILQHIIEEAKERGYERLSLETGSMASFEPARKLYEGFGFQYCEPFADYVEDPNSVFMTKIL, from the coding sequence TTGTATATAAAAATAGATGATTTAACTGGACATCAGGTGATCTCACTTGTGGCTGAGCATGTACATAGCATGACACTCATGTCCCCGCCCGAAAGCACCCATGCCCTAGGCTTAGAAAAGCTGAGAGGGGCTGAAATCACATTTTGGAGCGCATGGGATCATGATGAACTAGCCGGCTGCGGAGCGCTTAAAGAACTGGACAGAAGACATGGAGAAATCAAATCAATGCGAACGTCTTTATCCCATTTAAGAAAAGGCGTTGCCAAACAGATTCTCCAGCACATCATAGAGGAGGCAAAAGAGCGCGGGTATGAGCGATTAAGCTTGGAAACGGGTTCAATGGCTTCATTTGAGCCCGCAAGAAAATTGTATGAAGGCTTCGGTTTCCAGTATTGCGAACCGTTTGCAGACTATGTTGAAGATCCGAACAGTGTGTTTATGACGAAGATATTGTGA
- a CDS encoding YslB family protein: protein MKSKFEASIDNLKEIEMNAYAYELIREIVLPDMLGQDYSSMMYWAGKHLARKFPLESWEEFPAFFEEAGWGTLTNVSAKKQELEFELEGPIISNRLKHQKEPCFQLEAGFIAEQIQLMNDQIAESYEQVKKRADKVVLTVKWDMKDPV from the coding sequence ATGAAGTCTAAATTTGAAGCATCTATTGACAACCTAAAAGAAATTGAAATGAACGCTTATGCCTACGAACTAATACGAGAGATCGTTCTCCCAGATATGCTTGGCCAAGATTACTCTTCCATGATGTATTGGGCAGGGAAACATCTCGCCCGTAAGTTTCCTCTTGAATCATGGGAGGAATTTCCGGCCTTCTTTGAAGAAGCGGGCTGGGGAACCCTCACCAACGTAAGCGCTAAAAAACAAGAGCTTGAATTTGAACTTGAAGGGCCGATCATTTCCAACCGGCTGAAACATCAGAAAGAACCTTGCTTTCAGCTGGAAGCTGGTTTTATCGCTGAACAAATTCAATTGATGAATGACCAGATTGCCGAATCATATGAACAAGTGAAAAAAAGAGCAGATAAAGTGGTTCTGACTGTGAAATGGGATATGAAAGACCCAGTGTAA
- a CDS encoding MarR family winged helix-turn-helix transcriptional regulator, which produces MTSKPLEHVADIEKSLRHIAAIIKQKGREILNQYAITPPQFVGLQWLYELGDMTIGELSGKMYLACSTTTDLIDRMQKNELVERVKDPADRRVVRIHLLPEGERIIQEVITKRQEYLRDMFETFTDEEIAIFEKSLMKLQHEMKRK; this is translated from the coding sequence ATGACATCAAAACCTTTGGAGCATGTTGCGGATATTGAAAAGTCACTCCGCCACATTGCCGCGATCATTAAGCAAAAAGGACGAGAAATCCTTAACCAATATGCGATTACGCCGCCGCAATTTGTCGGCCTGCAATGGCTTTATGAACTAGGAGATATGACAATCGGCGAACTATCGGGCAAAATGTATCTGGCGTGCAGCACAACAACGGACTTAATCGACCGCATGCAGAAAAATGAGCTTGTCGAGCGGGTCAAGGACCCGGCGGACAGACGTGTTGTCCGGATACACCTGCTGCCTGAAGGAGAACGGATTATACAAGAGGTCATTACCAAAAGGCAGGAATATCTGCGTGATATGTTCGAAACGTTTACAGATGAAGAAATAGCCATCTTCGAAAAATCATTGATGAAACTGCAGCATGAAATGAAGAGAAAATGA
- the gerE gene encoding spore germination transcription factor GerE — protein MKEKEFQSKPLLTKREREVFELLVQDKTTKEIASELFISEKTVRNHISNAMQKLGVKGRSQAVVELLRMGELEL, from the coding sequence TTGAAGGAGAAAGAATTTCAATCGAAGCCGCTGCTAACGAAAAGAGAAAGAGAAGTGTTCGAATTGCTCGTTCAAGATAAGACAACAAAGGAGATTGCAAGCGAGCTATTTATCAGTGAGAAAACCGTTCGAAACCATATTTCAAATGCCATGCAGAAATTGGGTGTGAAAGGGCGTTCGCAAGCCGTTGTTGAGCTTCTTAGAATGGGTGAGCTAGAGCTTTAA
- a CDS encoding XTP/dITP diphosphatase, with protein sequence MIIMKEAIIATHNPGKVKEFKEILEPKGYDVKSLAEIGFTEEIEETGHTFEENAILKAEAVAKAVNKMVIADDSGLSIDNLGGKPGVYSARYAGEQKDDQANIDKVLSELKGIEKEQRTARFRCALAVSIPGEETKTVEGHVEGYIAEEPRGEYGFGYDPIFIVKDKDKTMAELTSDEKNKISHRADALKKLSKLLEA encoded by the coding sequence TTGATCATCATGAAAGAAGCAATTATTGCGACACATAATCCGGGAAAAGTGAAGGAATTTAAAGAAATCCTTGAGCCGAAAGGCTACGATGTCAAATCGTTAGCTGAAATTGGATTCACAGAAGAAATTGAGGAAACAGGCCATACGTTTGAAGAAAATGCGATTCTCAAAGCAGAAGCTGTTGCCAAAGCAGTGAACAAAATGGTCATTGCGGACGACTCCGGTCTGTCCATCGATAATCTTGGAGGAAAACCAGGCGTTTATTCCGCCCGCTATGCAGGGGAACAGAAAGACGACCAGGCAAATATCGATAAAGTGCTCAGCGAGCTGAAAGGGATCGAAAAAGAACAGCGCACGGCCCGTTTCCGATGCGCGCTGGCCGTAAGTATCCCGGGAGAGGAAACAAAAACTGTCGAAGGCCATGTTGAAGGGTATATTGCTGAAGAACCGAGAGGAGAATACGGCTTTGGCTATGACCCGATCTTTATTGTGAAAGATAAAGATAAGACAATGGCCGAACTGACAAGTGATGAAAAAAATAAAATCAGCCATAGGGCTGACGCGCTTAAAAAGCTGTCTAAGCTTTTGGAGGCATAA
- the sdhB gene encoding succinate dehydrogenase iron-sulfur subunit codes for MSEQKTIRFIITRQDTADSTPYDEEFEVPYRPNLNVISALMEIRRNPVNAKGEKTTPVTWDMNCLEEVCGACSMVINGKPRQSCTALIDQLEQPIRLKPMKTFPVVRDLQVDRSRMFNSLKKVKAWIPIDGTYDLGPGPRMPEKRRQWAYELSKCMTCGVCLEACPNVNSKSKFMGPAPMSQVRLFNAHPTGAMNKSDRLEALMDEGGLADCGNSQNCVQACPKGIPLTTSIAALNRDTNLQAFRNFFGSDRV; via the coding sequence ATGAGTGAACAAAAAACCATACGATTTATTATCACACGTCAAGATACAGCTGACAGCACGCCTTACGATGAAGAATTTGAGGTTCCATACCGCCCGAACCTGAACGTCATTTCCGCTCTGATGGAAATTCGCCGGAATCCGGTTAACGCGAAAGGCGAAAAGACAACCCCAGTCACATGGGATATGAACTGTCTTGAAGAAGTATGCGGCGCATGTTCAATGGTCATAAACGGAAAGCCCCGCCAGTCTTGTACGGCACTTATTGACCAGCTTGAGCAGCCGATTCGCTTAAAACCAATGAAAACATTCCCGGTGGTGCGTGATTTGCAGGTTGACCGGAGCAGAATGTTTAATTCGTTGAAAAAGGTAAAAGCGTGGATACCGATTGACGGTACGTACGATTTAGGACCGGGACCGAGAATGCCGGAAAAACGCCGTCAATGGGCATATGAATTATCGAAATGCATGACGTGCGGCGTCTGCCTTGAAGCCTGCCCGAATGTGAACAGCAAATCGAAATTCATGGGGCCGGCACCGATGTCTCAAGTCCGCTTGTTTAACGCACATCCGACTGGCGCTATGAACAAATCTGACCGATTAGAAGCCCTGATGGATGAGGGCGGCCTTGCAGATTGCGGCAACTCGCAAAACTGCGTTCAAGCCTGCCCGAAAGGCATCCCGCTCACCACTTCGATTGCAGCTTTAAACAGAGATACAAACTTACAAGCGTTCCGCAATTTCTTCGGAAGCGATAGAGTATAA